One window from the genome of Echinicola vietnamensis DSM 17526 encodes:
- a CDS encoding JAB domain-containing protein: MKPSEQDKRLTEKMVKAGKLLELPVLDHIILTPEGYYSFADDGGL; encoded by the coding sequence ATGAAGCCCAGTGAACAGGATAAACGCCTCACCGAAAAGATGGTGAAGGCAGGAAAACTATTGGAACTTCCGGTACTTGACCATATCATCCTAACTCCCGAAGGGTATTATTCCTTCGCAGATGATGGAGGGCTGTAA
- a CDS encoding nucleotidyltransferase family protein gives MKNKQIIKSDKESCDVNTGKYGIIILAAGNSIRLGKDKQMLRVQGETLLKRSSKKALAAKPDQVVVVLGEKAHLHQKELQGLDLSIALNSGSSEGIASSIRIGIDHLQSLYPAIEYAIIMLCDQPYVTSGHLKGLIDLQYQSKAKIVASFYGGQKGVPALFHRSCFPRLMELKGNSGAKQLFADFEGLETLALSKGEVDIDTMEDYLNLIDRLGV, from the coding sequence ATGAAAAATAAACAAATAATCAAGTCCGATAAAGAATCCTGTGATGTAAATACCGGGAAGTACGGTATCATTATTTTAGCTGCAGGCAATTCCATCAGGCTTGGAAAGGACAAACAAATGTTAAGGGTCCAAGGGGAAACTTTACTCAAGAGATCCTCAAAAAAAGCCTTGGCCGCAAAACCTGATCAAGTTGTGGTGGTGCTGGGGGAAAAGGCCCATTTACATCAAAAAGAATTACAGGGACTGGATCTTTCCATTGCTCTAAATTCTGGTTCCAGTGAGGGGATTGCTTCTTCTATTAGAATAGGGATAGACCATCTACAAAGCCTTTATCCTGCGATAGAATATGCCATAATAATGCTTTGTGACCAACCCTATGTCACCAGTGGGCATTTGAAGGGCTTAATAGATCTCCAATATCAATCAAAGGCAAAGATTGTCGCCAGCTTTTATGGCGGCCAGAAAGGAGTTCCTGCACTATTTCACAGGAGCTGTTTCCCACGCTTAATGGAATTAAAGGGCAATTCGGGAGCCAAACAATTATTTGCTGATTTTGAAGGTTTAGAAACGTTAGCGCTCTCTAAAGGTGAAGTGGATATAGATACCATGGAAGACTATTTGAATCTTATTGATAGGTTGGGAGTTTAA
- a CDS encoding LytR/AlgR family response regulator transcription factor, with translation MKYQILIVDDEPPARKLLIDYVSKVGMLELAGVCSNGEEAMVFLKEKPVDILLLDIRMPLMTGMDLLDELVEKPLTIFVTAYEEYAVKGYELDVIDYLMKPVSFERFRKAIDKAVEYLSVQVATEEKREILDYFFIKTDTRIVKFLFEEIQAIEAQREYIKIITPTRKVMSLVSLTSIANALPGEFVRIHRSFIINMRHIDEVQSNEVLIGEELYPISRNYREDFFKKLGDRKLL, from the coding sequence ATGAAATACCAAATACTTATAGTAGACGATGAGCCTCCTGCAAGAAAATTGCTCATAGATTACGTTTCCAAAGTCGGAATGTTGGAGTTGGCAGGTGTATGCAGCAACGGAGAGGAGGCTATGGTATTTTTGAAGGAGAAGCCTGTTGATATTCTTTTGCTGGATATCCGAATGCCCCTGATGACAGGTATGGATTTACTAGATGAATTGGTGGAAAAGCCTCTTACCATATTTGTTACTGCTTATGAAGAATATGCAGTAAAAGGCTATGAATTAGATGTGATTGATTATTTGATGAAGCCAGTATCTTTCGAACGCTTCAGAAAAGCAATAGATAAAGCGGTAGAATACCTTTCGGTCCAAGTCGCTACCGAGGAAAAAAGAGAAATACTTGATTACTTTTTTATTAAAACCGATACAAGAATTGTGAAATTCCTGTTTGAAGAAATACAGGCCATTGAGGCTCAAAGAGAATATATTAAAATCATCACGCCAACTAGAAAAGTAATGTCATTGGTCTCTTTGACCAGCATTGCAAATGCACTGCCTGGTGAGTTTGTGCGGATTCACCGGTCGTTTATAATCAATATGCGGCATATCGACGAAGTCCAATCAAATGAAGTATTGATAGGGGAAGAGCTCTATCCTATCAGTAGAAACTATCGGGAGGACTTTTTTAAGAAGTTGGGAGATAGAAAGTTGTTGTAG
- a CDS encoding ArsR/SmtB family transcription factor, with protein MNKSCIRVFADVEQIKHCKVEITRVAPSITMVAKALSLSGNEIRLKILFLLHKESKLCPCDMSDILDMTVPAISQHLKKLREGGLVVSEKVGQTIFYSLKMENLKVIAPILDSLVSTDQKSTVS; from the coding sequence ATGAATAAATCATGTATCCGGGTTTTCGCAGACGTTGAGCAGATCAAACATTGCAAAGTAGAAATTACCAGAGTAGCGCCATCAATAACTATGGTAGCTAAGGCATTGAGCCTGTCGGGCAATGAAATCCGGCTTAAAATCCTTTTTCTACTCCACAAGGAATCCAAGCTATGTCCCTGTGACATGAGTGACATTTTAGATATGACTGTACCTGCAATTTCTCAGCATTTGAAAAAGCTGCGTGAGGGCGGACTAGTGGTGAGTGAAAAAGTAGGACAAACCATATTCTATTCACTTAAAATGGAAAACCTGAAAGTAATTGCTCCAATTTTAGACAGCCTCGTATCGACAGATCAAAAATCTACAGTGTCATGA
- a CDS encoding recombinase family protein, producing MKIADLYVRVSTDEQADKGYSQRNQEEVLKRYCLVNDIKVRQVIYEDHSAKTFDRPEWQRLLTDLKGRRKGKVDLILFTKWDRFSRNAGDAYFMINILRGLNIEPQAIEQPLDLEIPENKMMLAIYLAAPEVENDRRALNIFHGIRRATKEGRYLKKAPTGYINRSTVTGKKYIAPKEPEASLVIESFEKVAEGTFNTEKIYTEMFKKGLSLTKSSFWRMLRDKHYIGKIFVPAYKDEESHFVEGQHEALISERLFNSVQDILDGRGRKNKVKIVSKEQLPLRGFLECPNCGRGLTGSPSKSKTGKYYYYYHCKSPCRCRFRADLVNEKLIEMLNQFSIKEERLKYFQKELIEILNSKLNDRGNEKKSLLEKIENESNKLKKARQLLLNDKIDSDDFKEIKKEVSNSIDRLELQLASVREKPKRNIKEMIKSCLRVISNLGDLYAKSGLEDKQRLLSSTFSEKLVFEKNNYRTPKVNKMISLIYLIDRGLYIKKNGTKSQNEDLCRQVELIRENSNHLGDDIRLLAGI from the coding sequence ATGAAAATAGCTGATTTATATGTTAGAGTAAGTACAGACGAGCAGGCTGATAAAGGTTATTCCCAACGTAATCAAGAAGAGGTATTAAAAAGGTATTGCCTTGTTAATGATATAAAGGTAAGGCAGGTTATTTATGAGGACCATAGTGCCAAGACTTTTGATCGGCCTGAGTGGCAAAGACTTTTGACTGATCTTAAAGGAAGAAGGAAAGGAAAAGTAGATCTCATCCTATTTACTAAATGGGATAGGTTTAGCAGAAATGCAGGGGATGCGTATTTTATGATCAATATTCTAAGAGGTCTTAATATTGAGCCTCAAGCAATAGAACAGCCACTTGATTTGGAAATACCTGAGAACAAAATGATGTTGGCTATTTATTTGGCTGCACCAGAAGTCGAAAATGATAGGAGGGCACTCAATATATTTCATGGTATTAGAAGGGCAACCAAAGAAGGTCGGTATTTGAAGAAAGCACCAACAGGGTATATTAATCGGTCGACTGTAACAGGAAAAAAATATATTGCACCAAAAGAACCTGAAGCTAGTCTTGTCATCGAATCATTTGAAAAGGTAGCAGAAGGTACTTTTAATACCGAGAAAATCTATACAGAAATGTTCAAAAAGGGTTTAAGCCTTACAAAATCCAGTTTTTGGAGAATGCTAAGGGATAAACATTATATTGGAAAAATTTTTGTTCCTGCCTATAAGGATGAAGAATCTCACTTCGTTGAGGGGCAACATGAGGCGTTGATATCAGAAAGATTATTTAATAGTGTTCAGGATATTTTGGATGGAAGGGGAAGGAAAAATAAGGTTAAAATAGTTTCCAAGGAACAGTTGCCACTCAGAGGTTTTCTAGAATGCCCTAATTGTGGAAGAGGTTTGACCGGAAGCCCTTCAAAGAGTAAAACAGGGAAGTACTATTATTACTACCATTGTAAATCACCTTGTAGATGTCGTTTTAGAGCTGATTTAGTAAATGAGAAACTGATTGAGATGCTTAATCAGTTTTCAATAAAAGAAGAAAGGCTTAAGTATTTTCAAAAAGAACTAATCGAAATTCTTAATTCAAAATTGAATGATAGAGGAAATGAAAAGAAATCCTTATTGGAAAAAATCGAAAATGAGAGTAATAAGCTAAAAAAAGCAAGGCAGCTTTTGCTGAATGATAAGATTGATAGTGATGATTTTAAAGAAATCAAAAAAGAAGTATCTAATTCAATAGATCGATTAGAGCTTCAATTGGCGAGCGTTCGTGAAAAGCCGAAAAGAAACATCAAAGAGATGATAAAATCCTGTTTAAGGGTAATTTCTAATTTAGGTGATTTATATGCAAAATCTGGCCTAGAAGACAAGCAGAGGCTGTTGAGTTCGACCTTTAGTGAAAAATTGGTGTTTGAAAAAAATAATTATCGAACCCCGAAAGTTAATAAAATGATTAGTCTTATCTATTTGATAGATAGAGGTTTATATATTAAAAAGAACGGCACAAAATCTCAAAATGAGGATTTGTGCCGTCAGGTGGAGCTGATAAGAGAAAATTCGAACCATTTAGGGGATGATATTCGACTGCTTGCGGGTATATAA
- a CDS encoding molybdenum cofactor biosynthesis protein MoaE: MEKANNIKDIFVNGAIPPDKIAKSIANHGVKTAIGAHSIFLGQIRTDENNGRKVVAIEYTAYRDMALEKAREIREETFSKYDLTCLHIYHSLGEVNVGEICLFVFTSSPHRKAAIAACNELVERIKSELPIWGKEVFDDNSEQWKVNQ; encoded by the coding sequence ATGGAAAAAGCCAATAATATCAAAGACATATTTGTTAACGGAGCAATTCCCCCGGATAAAATAGCCAAGTCAATAGCCAATCATGGAGTCAAAACAGCCATAGGGGCACATTCAATATTTTTGGGACAGATCCGGACAGATGAAAATAATGGTAGGAAGGTGGTAGCCATTGAATATACTGCGTATAGAGATATGGCATTGGAGAAGGCAAGGGAAATTAGAGAAGAAACTTTTTCCAAATATGATCTTACCTGCTTACATATTTATCATAGCTTGGGAGAAGTGAATGTGGGCGAGATCTGCTTGTTTGTATTTACGTCCTCCCCTCACCGAAAAGCGGCAATAGCGGCCTGCAATGAATTGGTGGAACGGATCAAATCGGAACTTCCCATTTGGGGCAAAGAAGTATTTGATGACAATAGCGAGCAATGGAAAGTAAATCAGTAG
- a CDS encoding DUF4372 domain-containing protein, protein MFQDKYVFAQLISFLNRSKFIRIVARYNGDKYVKHFNCWNQLLCMMFGQLSNRESLRDLIAALDAHHSKCYHLGVGKNVSKSSLARANQDRDYPFILT, encoded by the coding sequence ATGTTTCAAGATAAATACGTTTTCGCCCAATTGATCTCATTTCTTAATCGGAGTAAGTTCATTCGTATCGTCGCCAGGTATAATGGCGACAAATATGTGAAGCATTTCAACTGTTGGAATCAACTACTGTGCATGATGTTCGGCCAGCTCTCCAATCGTGAAAGTCTAAGAGATTTGATCGCCGCTCTTGATGCACATCATTCCAAATGCTATCATTTAGGGGTGGGGAAGAACGTCTCCAAATCGTCTTTGGCAAGAGCCAATCAGGACAGGGACTATCCTTTTATACTTACTTGA
- the merTP gene encoding mercuric transport protein MerTP, which translates to MNTSNQHSKQADFSTKSASAGLLAAIVASLCCITPVISFLAGISGIASTLSWMEPFRPYLIMLTIGVLAFAWYQKLRPRTAEEITCACEDDQKPSFWQSKKFLGIVTVFATLTLAFPSYSHIFYPNSTSSGVVADQDQTQIKLADFKIKGMTCTGCEEHVKHAVSGLNGVLETTASHKNANAQVKYNASLVDVNKIIEAINSTGYTVTESKVSDWNAENALFQSTTFNTIKLSVKGMTCSGCESHITHAVGELDGVEVVKASYEKGSTIVKYDPSQVRKDKIVEAINKTGYKVVENKIQE; encoded by the coding sequence ATGAATACCAGTAACCAACATTCCAAACAGGCAGATTTTTCTACCAAGAGCGCAAGTGCCGGATTGCTGGCTGCTATTGTAGCTTCGCTATGTTGCATCACGCCAGTAATTTCGTTTCTTGCCGGAATTAGTGGCATTGCCTCCACCTTATCCTGGATGGAGCCTTTCAGGCCGTACTTAATTATGCTGACAATTGGGGTGTTAGCTTTCGCCTGGTATCAAAAACTCAGACCCAGAACAGCTGAAGAAATTACTTGTGCCTGTGAGGATGACCAAAAACCATCGTTCTGGCAGTCAAAAAAGTTTTTGGGAATAGTTACAGTGTTTGCTACTCTTACGCTCGCATTCCCTTCCTATTCACATATATTCTATCCCAACAGCACCAGTTCAGGAGTTGTAGCTGATCAGGATCAGACCCAAATCAAATTAGCTGACTTTAAGATCAAGGGCATGACCTGCACAGGCTGTGAAGAGCACGTTAAACATGCAGTATCAGGTCTGAATGGAGTTTTAGAAACGACTGCGTCGCATAAAAACGCTAATGCACAAGTAAAATACAATGCATCATTAGTTGATGTAAACAAAATTATTGAGGCAATTAACAGCACGGGATATACGGTCACTGAATCCAAAGTAAGTGACTGGAATGCTGAAAACGCACTGTTTCAATCTACTACTTTTAATACCATAAAACTATCTGTAAAAGGAATGACCTGTTCGGGTTGTGAATCCCACATAACCCATGCAGTAGGCGAACTTGATGGAGTTGAAGTGGTGAAAGCATCATACGAAAAGGGTAGTACCATAGTAAAGTATGATCCAAGCCAAGTGCGAAAAGACAAAATTGTAGAGGCGATCAATAAAACCGGTTACAAAGTAGTAGAAAACAAAATTCAGGAATAA
- a CDS encoding class I SAM-dependent methyltransferase, whose amino-acid sequence MGSFDRQKHWENIYQSKRLEEVSWYQPTPKTSLSFLKQFNIPKHAKIIDVGGGDSLLVDHLIDLGYLNITVLDISESALKRARQRLGNRANKVKWIVADAETFVATEQYDFWHDRAAFHFLTEEQEIETYLENAQRSIKPEGILMLGTFSEEGPQKCSGIKIKQYSESTMTALLQRFFEKLKCKSVNHKTPFETIQQFTFCSFRKLQIDLI is encoded by the coding sequence ATGGGAAGTTTTGACAGGCAAAAACATTGGGAGAACATTTATCAATCAAAACGATTGGAAGAAGTAAGCTGGTATCAACCAACCCCTAAAACCTCTTTGAGTTTCTTAAAGCAGTTTAATATACCTAAACATGCTAAAATCATAGATGTTGGTGGAGGGGACAGTTTACTGGTAGATCATCTGATTGACTTGGGGTATCTGAACATTACTGTTCTCGATATTTCTGAATCAGCACTTAAGCGAGCAAGGCAAAGACTTGGTAATCGTGCCAATAAAGTGAAATGGATAGTGGCAGATGCGGAAACTTTTGTAGCAACAGAACAATATGACTTCTGGCATGATCGTGCGGCCTTCCATTTTCTAACTGAAGAACAAGAAATTGAAACCTATTTAGAAAATGCCCAAAGAAGTATAAAGCCAGAAGGAATACTCATGCTGGGCACCTTTTCAGAAGAAGGCCCACAGAAGTGCAGTGGGATTAAAATCAAACAATACTCAGAATCAACTATGACAGCTCTTCTTCAGAGGTTTTTTGAGAAGTTAAAATGCAAATCGGTTAATCATAAAACTCCCTTTGAGACAATTCAACAGTTCACTTTTTGTAGTTTCAGAAAGTTACAAATTGACCTTATTTAA
- a CDS encoding JAB domain-containing protein has protein sequence MDSNNKDIVPNQVAEIVLSYKANSKVSQKPQITSSLTANRILRANWDESKIEFIEEFKVILLNRANRVLGIINASSGGTCGTVVDLKVVFAAAMKASASGLILAHYAKYNIM, from the coding sequence ATGGACAGCAACAACAAAGACATCGTACCCAACCAAGTAGCAGAAATTGTACTAAGTTACAAGGCCAATTCAAAGGTTTCCCAAAAGCCTCAAATCACTTCTTCTTTGACTGCCAATAGGATTTTAAGGGCCAATTGGGATGAATCAAAAATAGAATTTATAGAAGAATTTAAGGTTATTCTCCTAAATAGGGCTAACCGTGTCCTTGGAATTATCAACGCTTCATCCGGAGGAACCTGTGGTACAGTAGTGGACCTGAAAGTGGTCTTTGCAGCGGCCATGAAGGCGTCAGCATCGGGCCTGATCCTCGCCCATTATGCAAAGTATAATATTATGTAA
- a CDS encoding ATP-binding protein, translated as MLLIDQIQKGESKTLELKESLPKNESIAKTIVAFSNTSGGKLIIGVNDQLSIVGIDDSMLFEIQDKIASIISDSCFPGIIPDIYSVNIENKLVLVIEVVRGNQKPYFLKSRGREVGSYVRIGATNRLADSSTIAELERQKHHISYDEEVYHDLELNRLDMSPLLDKFKQTGKTVTKEKLENLKLIKTINDKNYPSNALMIILGKFPHCTIKCARFKGTTMETFIDKKEYSGDIFTVLENAQNFVLNHINLQAEIKGLYRDEKYEIPVVALREALVNAIIHRDYVNQGRDIKVGIYDDIVNIVSPGSLPNNITMDDIFNGRSEVRNRVLANVFKELGLIEQWGSGINRIINTCKSYGLQSPIIQEKNDYFDIEFIRPQITASSKESIEQDQSTKPDHERLRTITNDYERLEKEKQTILLYLLEKGKISRKEATILLDLKNTKTYEILTEMVDQDLIKKQGKGRATYYMLS; from the coding sequence ATGCTCTTAATCGATCAAATTCAAAAAGGAGAAAGTAAAACGCTCGAATTAAAAGAAAGCCTTCCAAAAAATGAAAGTATCGCTAAAACAATAGTAGCTTTCTCAAACACAAGTGGCGGCAAACTGATCATTGGAGTGAATGATCAATTAAGCATTGTTGGCATTGATGATTCAATGTTATTTGAAATACAGGATAAGATTGCATCAATTATTTCTGACAGTTGTTTCCCTGGGATTATTCCTGATATCTACAGTGTAAATATAGAAAACAAACTGGTCTTAGTTATTGAAGTAGTTCGTGGCAATCAAAAACCTTATTTTTTAAAAAGCAGAGGAAGGGAAGTTGGTTCCTATGTCAGAATTGGTGCCACCAACCGTCTCGCAGATTCCTCTACAATTGCCGAGCTTGAACGTCAAAAACATCATATAAGCTATGATGAGGAAGTTTATCACGACCTGGAGCTTAACAGGCTTGACATGTCCCCCCTTCTTGACAAATTCAAACAAACGGGAAAGACTGTTACCAAGGAGAAGCTAGAAAACTTAAAACTAATTAAAACAATTAACGACAAAAACTATCCTTCAAATGCCTTGATGATTATTTTAGGAAAATTTCCTCACTGTACTATTAAATGCGCCCGGTTTAAGGGAACTACCATGGAGACTTTTATCGATAAGAAGGAATATAGTGGCGATATTTTTACGGTTCTTGAAAACGCCCAAAATTTTGTATTGAACCATATCAACCTCCAAGCCGAAATAAAAGGGCTATACAGGGATGAAAAATATGAAATCCCCGTGGTCGCTTTAAGGGAAGCTTTGGTTAATGCGATTATTCATCGGGACTATGTTAACCAAGGCAGGGATATCAAAGTGGGTATTTATGATGATATTGTAAATATTGTATCGCCTGGTAGCTTGCCCAATAATATTACCATGGATGATATTTTTAATGGTCGTAGTGAAGTTCGAAACAGAGTATTGGCAAATGTATTTAAGGAGCTAGGTTTGATCGAGCAATGGGGTAGTGGAATTAACAGGATCATCAATACTTGTAAAAGCTATGGGCTTCAGTCCCCAATAATCCAAGAGAAGAATGACTATTTTGACATTGAATTTATTCGACCACAAATAACCGCATCCTCAAAGGAAAGTATTGAGCAAGACCAATCAACAAAACCGGATCACGAACGATTACGAACGATTACGAACGATTACGAACGATTAGAGAAAGAAAAACAAACCATCCTTTTATACTTACTTGAAAAAGGAAAAATCTCAAGGAAAGAGGCTACAATCTTATTGGACTTAAAAAACACAAAAACTTACGAAATTCTCACTGAAATGGTGGACCAAGATCTTATCAAAAAACAGGGCAAAGGGAGAGCCACTTATTATATGCTTAGTTGA
- a CDS encoding TOTE conflict system archaeo-eukaryotic primase domain-containing protein, which produces MGNFVITYSESDKLEIFNGLFKGRSDVFAVRWEKGAKAGYMPAYHYDPYMYRRHKRNGGTFKTYKDKSYIPLKGIEVLKHLNGEHHIGIYPLLQDNTSWFIAADFDGKNWEGECKKVMGLCKSKNIPSYLERSRSGNGGHIWIFFASPYPARKSRKLLVHLLKESQSISEFDKFSSFDRLFPNQDYLSGKGLGNLIALPLNQAVLEKGNGGFLNDNMEPYQDQWTFLKSVKKISVDRLDALYDQLILVAHGSSPSDFNTSKKLLIKLSNNIRLNKSAITIELTDFLKEELNFSNSAYFVKKKVGRSTHGTPSHFRLIDETENEVVIPRGIMGRLARFCTAHNIPFEFKDERKLQQTISFNTTFRLREHQEKTVCAAEKKQFGIIVAPPGTGKTIIGLQIIANKKQPTLIIVHRKQLMAQWLERIQSFMGLRKAEIGRIGQGRAKIGKKVTVAMFQSLAKFLDKPESSEYYDAFGTVIIDECHHISAESFRNSLSKLSTFYLYGLTATPFRKGNDGRLIFIYLGDVIASIDPKETKNYRPATVKVRKTALQVPFNPKTDSFETLSKILVNDSARNQLIIKDVIKEVNEGGSVVIITERREHIATLNHYLKGVFEVITLSGEDNERSRKGKWGQISRGDFQVLITTGQLMGEGVDLNNISRLFLVYPFSFKGKLIQYIGRVQRSELAPVIYDYRDYLVDYLDRLFLKRNTYYRKLKKEADLFMDLSESGEMSAVTIDKTVKIALDKLDFRYGSIAFNYPVQELNTEIEFELENEYVRPEIEVLKPYFSKSLKMKYANVEIFAEFENGMLVTQRAESEDLGKINQDTIESVRFQFAIDEIKNDPNHQNDNRATSDLEGLRKSNQFPGSHFTEEQLINNLIGDEKYRHFRQLRYLASKHEGSLLKIRFILKPFSFVFLLKGKKFHHIILETLDTEEATYIWHTEIMVNGGEISKLMVWKRLDEIESDLQFIKDKGRQAFILSSPESFSRLNHDYSDPRKGYILWKVQLEERLI; this is translated from the coding sequence ATGGGGAATTTTGTAATCACTTATTCAGAATCGGATAAACTGGAAATATTCAATGGGCTCTTTAAGGGTAGGTCAGATGTTTTCGCTGTTCGCTGGGAGAAGGGAGCCAAAGCCGGATATATGCCCGCATACCATTATGATCCCTATATGTATCGACGCCATAAACGTAATGGTGGTACATTCAAAACCTACAAGGACAAAAGCTATATCCCGTTAAAAGGCATTGAAGTTCTGAAGCATCTTAATGGAGAACACCATATCGGTATTTACCCTCTTTTACAGGACAATACTTCCTGGTTTATTGCTGCCGATTTTGATGGAAAAAATTGGGAAGGGGAGTGCAAAAAAGTAATGGGGCTGTGTAAATCCAAAAACATTCCTTCATATCTTGAAAGATCAAGATCCGGAAATGGAGGGCATATTTGGATATTTTTCGCGAGCCCTTATCCTGCAAGAAAAAGTAGAAAGCTGCTTGTCCATCTATTAAAGGAATCCCAATCGATTTCTGAATTTGATAAATTTTCCAGTTTTGACCGGCTGTTTCCAAATCAGGATTATCTATCCGGGAAAGGGCTTGGTAATTTAATTGCGCTTCCGCTAAACCAAGCTGTTTTGGAAAAAGGAAATGGTGGTTTCCTGAATGATAATATGGAACCATATCAGGACCAGTGGACTTTCCTGAAATCCGTCAAAAAGATTTCAGTGGACCGATTAGATGCCTTATATGACCAATTAATATTGGTCGCCCATGGATCAAGCCCATCAGATTTCAATACTTCAAAGAAGTTATTGATCAAACTGAGTAACAATATTCGACTCAATAAGTCTGCAATTACAATAGAGTTAACTGATTTTTTAAAGGAAGAACTGAATTTTTCCAATTCAGCCTATTTCGTAAAGAAGAAGGTTGGACGAAGCACCCATGGTACACCATCTCATTTTCGGTTGATTGATGAAACTGAAAATGAGGTTGTCATTCCTAGGGGTATTATGGGTAGGTTGGCGAGGTTTTGTACAGCCCACAACATTCCGTTTGAATTTAAAGATGAAAGAAAACTGCAACAGACAATCTCCTTTAACACCACTTTTAGACTAAGGGAACATCAGGAGAAAACAGTCTGTGCAGCGGAAAAGAAGCAGTTTGGGATAATTGTAGCCCCTCCGGGCACAGGAAAGACAATAATAGGGTTACAGATAATAGCCAATAAGAAACAACCAACACTTATTATCGTCCATCGGAAACAACTTATGGCACAATGGCTGGAAAGGATCCAGTCTTTTATGGGATTGAGGAAGGCTGAGATAGGAAGAATTGGACAAGGGCGTGCTAAAATCGGTAAAAAAGTAACCGTCGCAATGTTCCAAAGTCTGGCCAAGTTTTTGGACAAACCTGAATCAAGTGAATATTATGACGCATTCGGTACGGTCATAATTGATGAATGCCACCACATATCAGCAGAGAGTTTTCGGAACAGCTTGTCCAAGCTCTCTACTTTCTACCTGTATGGGCTGACGGCGACACCATTTAGAAAGGGAAATGACGGGAGGCTCATTTTTATTTATCTGGGTGATGTAATTGCCAGTATTGATCCCAAGGAAACCAAAAACTACCGGCCTGCAACGGTGAAAGTGAGGAAGACCGCCTTGCAAGTACCGTTCAATCCAAAAACTGATAGTTTTGAGACACTTTCAAAGATATTGGTGAACGATTCAGCCAGAAATCAGCTCATCATCAAAGATGTTATAAAAGAGGTGAATGAAGGGGGAAGTGTAGTGATTATTACAGAAAGAAGAGAGCATATCGCTACGTTAAACCACTATTTGAAAGGGGTTTTTGAAGTAATCACTTTGAGTGGGGAAGATAATGAACGTAGCCGCAAGGGGAAATGGGGCCAGATATCCAGAGGAGATTTCCAGGTCTTGATTACTACCGGACAGTTGATGGGGGAAGGTGTGGATTTGAATAACATATCAAGGCTGTTTTTGGTCTATCCTTTTTCTTTCAAGGGCAAACTTATCCAATATATAGGGAGGGTTCAGCGCTCCGAACTGGCTCCTGTGATATATGATTATCGGGATTATTTGGTTGATTATCTTGATCGTTTGTTTTTGAAGAGGAATACCTATTATAGAAAACTTAAGAAAGAAGCCGACTTGTTTATGGATCTAAGCGAATCTGGAGAAATGAGTGCTGTCACCATCGACAAGACAGTTAAAATTGCATTGGACAAACTGGATTTCAGGTATGGTAGCATTGCCTTTAATTATCCCGTGCAAGAACTCAATACAGAAATTGAATTTGAACTTGAAAATGAATACGTCCGTCCTGAGATTGAAGTATTAAAACCCTACTTCTCGAAGTCACTAAAAATGAAATATGCCAATGTGGAGATTTTTGCTGAATTTGAAAATGGAATGTTAGTGACCCAAAGAGCTGAATCCGAAGACTTGGGAAAAATTAATCAAGATACCATTGAGAGTGTCAGGTTTCAGTTTGCCATCGATGAAATTAAAAATGATCCAAATCATCAAAATGACAATAGGGCCACTTCTGATCTTGAAGGTTTAAGAAAATCCAATCAATTTCCCGGCTCTCATTTTACCGAAGAGCAACTGATCAATAACCTAATTGGAGATGAAAAGTATAGGCATTTCAGACAATTGAGGTACTTGGCATCAAAACACGAAGGTTCATTGTTAAAAATAAGGTTTATATTAAAACCTTTTTCATTCGTATTTCTATTAAAAGGTAAGAAATTTCACCATATCATTTTAGAAACCTTGGATACAGAAGAGGCTACCTATATCTGGCACACAGAAATCATGGTTAATGGAGGAGAGATTTCGAAATTGATGGTTTGGAAAAGACTGGATGAAATAGAATCGGACCTTCAGTTTATAAAGGATAAGGGAAGGCAAGCCTTTATTCTAAGCTCCCCGGAAAGTTTCAGTAGGTTAAATCATGATTATTCGGATCCAAGAAAGGGATATATCCTTTGGAAGGTGCAATTGGAAGAACGGTTGATTTAG